The sequence AAAAGGAGGAGGAAACTTTTATGTTAGAGAAACTAAGTACTGATAATAAAGTTGTAGGTGCAAAGCAAGTTAAAAGGGCAATAGAGGAAAAAAGTGCAGAAATAGTTTTTATAGCTGAAGATGCAGATAAAAAAATAACAATTGATATAGAAAAAATGTGTAAAGAAAAATCTATAGATATAATTTATGTCGAAACTATGGATGAACTGGGTGATGCATGTGGTATTGATGTCAGTGCAGCAACAGCTGCATTATTAAAATAAATTATTAATAAGGAGGTGCTTGAATGCCAACGATTAATCAATTAATTAGGAAAGGTAGAAGGGAGATTAAATATAAATCAAAATCTCCAGCCTTAGGTGTAAACTATAACTCTCTTAAAAAGAGAACTACAACTGTAAATTCGCCTCAAAAAAGAGGGGTTTGTACTGAGGTAAAGACAGTAACTCCTAAGAAACCAAACTCTGCTCTAAGAAAGGTAGCTAGGGTTAGACTTACTAATGGAATGGAAGTAACATGTTATATTCCAGGTATTGGACATAACTTACAAGAACATAGTGTTGTTTTAGTAAGAGGTGGTAGGATAAAAGACTTACCAGGTGTTAGATATCATGTTGTTAGAGGTGCTTTAGATGCTGCAGGTGTAGAGGATAGGAAACAAAGTAGATCTAAGTA comes from Tissierellales bacterium and encodes:
- a CDS encoding ribosomal L7Ae/L30e/S12e/Gadd45 family protein; protein product: MLEKLSTDNKVVGAKQVKRAIEEKSAEIVFIAEDADKKITIDIEKMCKEKSIDIIYVETMDELGDACGIDVSAATAALLK
- the rpsL gene encoding 30S ribosomal protein S12 — protein: MPTINQLIRKGRREIKYKSKSPALGVNYNSLKKRTTTVNSPQKRGVCTEVKTVTPKKPNSALRKVARVRLTNGMEVTCYIPGIGHNLQEHSVVLVRGGRIKDLPGVRYHVVRGALDAAGVEDRKQSRSKYGVKKPRE